A window of the Henckelia pumila isolate YLH828 chromosome 3, ASM3356847v2, whole genome shotgun sequence genome harbors these coding sequences:
- the LOC140887412 gene encoding phototropic-responsive NPH3 family protein NPY4-like: MKFMKLGSKPDQFQTDGDNIRYVATELATDIVISVGDVKFYLHKFPLLSKSSHLQKLVSTMSDETNDEIDVHGIPGGPAAFEICAKFCYGMVVTLNAYNVVSARCAAEYLEMFEIVEKGNLVYKIDVFLTSSIFRSWKDSIIVLQTTKSLLPWSEELKIVNHCLDSVANKASTDPSKVDFSYAFNRKKLLSENEISPHWNGVKKQQTVPKDWWVEDLCELHIDLYKRVVAIINAKGRISAAGIGESVKAYILRRVPGFDKGVIQGGDTMKYRYLVDTIIWLLPSEKNSVSCSFLLKLLHMSIELNCGEAGRRELMQRIACQLEEASVADFLVCSPSGEAIPYDINLVHELVEKFIMLEHSSQSHFTSDHEFPETCTGCYSDASKMKVARLVDGYLAEAAKDLSLSLSRFVNLFEIISSFPRSTHDGIYRAIDIFMKEHPGLSKSEKKKICRLMNCKKLSADACTHAVQNERLPLRVVVQVLFFEQARAAAASGGSSTPDLPGSSRTLLPGGSYGSSRSATTNTDEDWDGDQMTKELRVLKLRDNGGTRCENGSSNGTDAEKLAAKKVKRIFSRLWANKDRQGENSSSDTSESLASTSVEERRSTSSRSRRHP, encoded by the exons gtATGTGGCTACAGAATTGGCTACTGATATTGTCATTAGTGTTGGAGATGTCAAGTTTTATCTCCACAAG TTTCCTCTTCTTTCCAAGAGCTCTCACCTTCAGAAGCTGGTATCCACTATGAGCGATGAAACAAATGATGAAATTGACGTCCACGGTATCCCAGGCGGACCTGCTGCTTTCGAAATCTGTGCTAAGTTTTGTTATGGCATGGTTGTAACACTAAACGCGTATAATGTCGTATCAGCACGCTGTGCAGCAGAGTATCTAGAGATGTTCGAGATCGTTGAAAAAGGGAACCTTGTTTACAAGATCGATGTTTTTCTGACTTCCAGCATTTTCCGGAGTTGGAAAGACTCGATCATCGTACTTCAGACAACTAAATCTCTTCTTCCATGGTCTGAGGAATTGAAAATTGTAAACCACTGCTTAGATTCTGTAGCTAATAAAGCTTCAACCGACCCTTCAAAAGTTGACTTTTCATATGCTTTTAATCGTAAGAAACTCCTGTCCGAAAATGAAATCAGCCCACATTGGAATGGTGTGAAAAAACAGCAAACCGTGCCGAAAGACTGGTGGGTGGAAGACCTCTGTGAGCTTCATATAGATTTGTATAAGCGAGTTGTAGCTATTATTAACGCTAAAGGAAGAATATCTGCTGCGGGGATCGGAGAATCAGTGAAAGCATACATTTTAAGGAGGGTACCAGGTTTCGATAAGGGTGTTATCCAAGGAGGTGATACCATGAAGTACCGGTACTTGGTTGATACCATTATATGGTTGCTGCCCTCGGAGAAAAACTCAGTCTCTTGTAGTTTTTTGCTCAAGTTGTTACACATGTCTATAGAGCTAAATTGTGGAGAAGCCGGAAGACGCGAGCTGATGCAAAGAATTGCATGCCAACTTGAGGAGGCATCAGTTGCTGATTTTCTAGTTTGTTCTCCAAGTGGTGAGGCGATCCCATACGACATAAATTTAGTACACGAGCTAGTTGAAAAGTTTATCATGCTAGAACATAGCTCGCAGAGCCACTTTACCAGTGATCACGAATTCCCGGAGACATGTACCGGATGCTACTCAGATGCATCAAAGATGAAGGTGGCTAGATTAGTTGATGGCTATCTGGCCGAAGCTGCAAAAGATTTGTCATTGTCATTGTCCAGATTTGTCAatctttttgaaattatttcgaGCTTTCCAAGATCAACCCATGACGGAATATACAGGGCTATTGACATATTCATGAAG GAACACCCGGGGTTGAGCAAAAGCGAGAAAAAGAAAATTTGCCGGTTAATGAACTGCAAGAAACTATCAGCTGACGCATGCACGCATGCTGTGCAAAATGAGAGGCTTCCTCTTCGAGTAGTCGTGCAGGTTCTTTTCTTTGAGCAAGCCAGAGCCGCAGCAGCTTCTGGCGGAAGCAGCACGCCCGATTTACCAGGCTCTAGTAGGACTTTGCTCCCTGGCGGATCATATGGGAGCTCTAGATCTGCTACAACCAACACAGACGAGGATTGGGATGGTGACCAGATGACAAAGGAACTCAGGGTTCTAAAGTTAAGAGACAATGGAGGAACCAGGTGTGAAAATGGGTCAAGCAACGGTACAGATGCAGAAAAACTCGCTGCCAAGAAAGTGAAGAGGATATTTTCGAGGCTCTGGGCGAACAAAGACAGACAAGGCGAAAACAGCAGCTCTGATACATCAGAGAGCCTTGCATCCACAAGCGTCGAAGAGAGGAGATCAACCTCTTCGAGAAGTAGGAGACATCCCTAG